A single genomic interval of Cellvibrio sp. PSBB023 harbors:
- the pcnB gene encoding polynucleotide adenylyltransferase PcnB, with product MLKRLLNLFTSSTKDSAKASVSRNSDGAAIIPRDQHTISRKNISSAAIKIIKQLEDAGFAAYLVGGGVRDLLLGGHPKDFDVATNATPEEVKRLFRSARIVGRRFQIVHVRMGREVIEVTTFRGHHEDSSQHAARSEDGMLLRDNVYGTLETDAMRRDFTVNALYYTLKDFSVIDYCDGMSDLKTRTLRMIGDPATRYKEDPVRMLRALRFAAKLGFNLEPNTAKPIRELGGLLLNVSDARLFEEVLKLFLSGSATATFALMRDYDLLTHLFPGTAKALAAGDVIDANLIEQCMVNTDKRIRGGKTVTPAFIYAALLWPALQQQFKLLSSQMPPTQAWAQAAQNTVNLQLTRTAVPKRFLIPMREIWDLQQRLPSRLGMRALRTLDHPRFRAAYDFLLMREAAGEALDGLGVWWTNYQTANDEEREEMVKNLAKQSPKGASKPRRRRPRKPTATPGGNE from the coding sequence ATGCTCAAACGCTTGCTAAACCTTTTCACCTCCAGCACCAAGGATTCCGCCAAGGCATCCGTTTCGCGCAATAGCGATGGCGCTGCCATTATTCCTCGCGACCAACATACGATCTCGCGCAAGAACATTAGTTCTGCCGCCATCAAAATTATCAAGCAATTGGAAGATGCAGGATTTGCTGCCTATCTGGTTGGCGGCGGGGTACGCGACCTGTTGCTGGGCGGGCACCCCAAGGATTTTGACGTAGCCACCAATGCCACCCCGGAAGAAGTAAAACGCCTGTTCCGCAGCGCACGCATTGTGGGTCGTCGCTTCCAGATAGTGCATGTGCGTATGGGGCGCGAAGTCATTGAAGTCACCACCTTTCGCGGCCATCACGAAGACAGCTCACAGCATGCGGCGCGCAGCGAAGATGGTATGTTATTGCGCGACAATGTCTACGGCACGCTCGAAACCGATGCCATGCGCCGCGACTTTACCGTTAATGCGCTCTATTACACGCTGAAAGATTTTTCTGTTATCGACTACTGCGATGGCATGAGTGACTTAAAGACTCGCACCCTGCGCATGATTGGCGACCCGGCGACCCGTTATAAAGAGGACCCGGTACGTATGCTGCGCGCACTACGCTTTGCGGCGAAACTCGGTTTTAACCTGGAGCCGAACACAGCCAAACCTATCCGCGAACTGGGTGGCTTGCTGCTCAATGTATCGGATGCCCGCTTGTTCGAGGAAGTGCTCAAACTGTTCCTTAGCGGCTCGGCCACCGCCACCTTTGCTCTGATGCGCGACTACGATTTGCTGACCCATCTGTTCCCGGGCACTGCCAAAGCCCTCGCAGCTGGTGATGTGATAGATGCCAATTTAATTGAACAGTGCATGGTCAACACCGACAAGCGCATTCGCGGTGGCAAAACGGTCACCCCAGCGTTTATCTATGCCGCCCTGCTCTGGCCCGCACTGCAACAACAATTCAAGCTGCTCAGTAGCCAGATGCCGCCAACCCAGGCTTGGGCGCAAGCGGCGCAAAATACCGTTAACTTGCAATTAACACGCACGGCGGTGCCCAAGCGCTTCCTGATTCCGATGCGCGAAATTTGGGATTTGCAGCAGCGTCTGCCAAGCCGCTTGGGTATGCGCGCCCTGCGCACCCTGGATCACCCCCGCTTCCGCGCCGCCTATGACTTCCTGTTGATGCGCGAAGCCGCAGGAGAAGCGCTGGATGGCTTGGGCGTCTGGTGGACGAACTATCAAACCGCCAACGATGAAGAGCGCGAGGAGATGGTTAAAAACCTGGCGAAACAAAGCCCGAAAGGCGCCAGCAAACCGCGCCGCCGTCGCCCGCGCAAACCAACGGCCACTCCCGGCGGGAACGAATAA
- the folK gene encoding 2-amino-4-hydroxy-6-hydroxymethyldihydropteridine diphosphokinase gives MALAYIGLGSNLDDPLAQVMRAIDELSALPQTQLVQCSAIYSSKPVGPEQPDFINAVALLDTHLAPLALLDALQAIEQAHQRVRIQHWGPRTLDLDLLLYGDQVIATERLTVPHPYLTQRGFVLYPLADITPDLHLPDGSRLPDWLHQCPPDGLVKLPSASEC, from the coding sequence ATGGCGCTGGCCTATATTGGTCTCGGCAGTAATCTGGACGATCCACTGGCGCAGGTCATGCGCGCCATTGATGAACTGTCGGCGCTACCGCAGACACAGTTGGTGCAATGCTCTGCGATCTACAGCAGTAAACCGGTCGGCCCCGAACAACCGGACTTTATTAATGCGGTTGCGCTGCTGGATACCCATCTGGCGCCACTGGCACTACTTGATGCACTACAAGCCATTGAGCAGGCTCACCAGCGGGTACGCATCCAACATTGGGGCCCGCGCACACTGGATTTGGACTTGTTGCTCTACGGCGACCAAGTCATCGCCACCGAGCGCTTGACGGTTCCCCACCCCTACCTAACCCAGCGCGGTTTTGTACTTTACCCACTGGCGGATATCACCCCGGATTTACACCTGCCCGATGGCAGCCGCTTGCCCGACTGGCTACACCAATGCCCGCCTGATGGGCTGGTTAAACTGCCATCCGCTTCTGAGTGTTGA
- a CDS encoding deoxynucleoside kinase, translated as MDAVFEELGLDLTHTQLPRYIAVEGCIGVGKTTLARNIAQLFNYDVLLEQPEENPFLERFYRDPKSTALPTQLFFLFQRANQLQALRQDDIFEPVRVADFLIEKDQLFARTTLDDDELAIYRQVYDKLVINAPRPDLVIYLQAPLDVLLERIRQRGISAEQYISADYLKALNDAYTEFFHFYDGAPLLIVNAKDLNLAQNRDHFKQLVQYILTIKSGRHYYNPVPVL; from the coding sequence GTGGACGCTGTATTTGAAGAACTCGGCTTGGATTTAACCCATACCCAATTGCCGCGCTATATCGCGGTGGAAGGCTGCATTGGTGTGGGCAAAACGACGCTCGCACGCAATATTGCGCAGTTGTTCAATTACGATGTGCTGTTGGAGCAACCAGAGGAAAATCCGTTTCTGGAGCGTTTTTATCGCGATCCCAAATCCACCGCCCTGCCCACACAATTATTCTTTTTATTCCAGCGCGCCAACCAACTGCAAGCCCTGCGTCAGGACGATATTTTTGAACCTGTGCGCGTAGCCGATTTCCTGATTGAAAAAGACCAGTTATTTGCACGCACCACCCTCGATGATGACGAACTGGCCATTTATCGTCAGGTTTACGATAAGCTCGTGATCAACGCGCCGCGTCCGGACTTGGTGATTTATTTGCAGGCGCCGCTCGATGTATTGCTGGAGCGCATCCGCCAGCGCGGCATTAGCGCGGAGCAATATATCAGCGCCGATTATTTAAAAGCACTCAACGATGCCTACACCGAATTCTTTCACTTTTACGACGGCGCGCCGCTGCTAATTGTGAATGCCAAGGACTTGAATCTGGCGCAAAATCGCGACCACTTCAAACAGTTGGTGCAGTACATCCTCACCATCAAAAGTGGCCGCCATTATTACAACCCAGTGCCGGTACTCTAG
- the panB gene encoding 3-methyl-2-oxobutanoate hydroxymethyltransferase has product MPYGNISNSTSTANTALVKNITTTALHKLKAKGEKFVVISLYDAHMAAMAQRCGVEVVLVGDSLGMTVLGYDSTIPVTMEQMIYHVEAVARGNKKSLIIGDLPFMTYATPDDAMRNCMRIMQAGAQMVKLEGGAWLADTVRMLSERGVPVCAHLGLTPQSVNKLGGFRVQGRDEVGAEAILADAKLLADAGADLLVLECVPAALAARITRDIAIPVIGIGAGRDTDAQVLVINDILGLTEQPPKFSKNFLLEANDIPGAMQKYVADVKSGLFPGDDNIFF; this is encoded by the coding sequence ATGCCCTACGGAAACATCAGTAACAGCACCTCAACCGCCAACACTGCCCTGGTAAAAAATATCACCACCACTGCCCTGCACAAGCTCAAAGCCAAGGGCGAAAAGTTTGTAGTGATCTCGCTCTATGATGCCCATATGGCGGCGATGGCGCAGCGCTGCGGCGTTGAAGTCGTGCTGGTAGGCGACTCACTGGGCATGACAGTGCTGGGCTACGACAGCACGATTCCCGTCACCATGGAGCAGATGATTTATCACGTGGAAGCCGTTGCGCGTGGTAACAAAAAATCGCTCATTATTGGCGACTTGCCATTCATGACCTACGCCACCCCGGACGATGCCATGCGCAACTGCATGCGCATCATGCAAGCCGGTGCACAGATGGTAAAACTGGAAGGCGGCGCCTGGCTGGCGGATACCGTACGCATGCTGTCTGAACGTGGAGTGCCAGTGTGCGCCCATTTGGGATTAACCCCCCAATCCGTCAATAAGCTCGGCGGCTTTCGTGTGCAGGGCCGCGATGAAGTGGGCGCCGAGGCGATTCTGGCCGATGCCAAATTACTCGCCGACGCCGGTGCGGATTTGCTGGTACTGGAGTGTGTACCGGCGGCGCTGGCGGCGCGTATCACTCGCGACATTGCCATTCCGGTTATCGGTATAGGCGCGGGGCGCGATACTGACGCCCAGGTTCTGGTGATCAACGATATCCTCGGCCTTACCGAGCAACCACCCAAATTCTCCAAAAATTTCCTGCTGGAAGCGAATGACATCCCCGGCGCCATGCAAAAGTATGTCGCGGATGTGAAATCCGGCCTGTTTCCAGGCGACGACAATATCTTTTTCTAA
- the pelA gene encoding pectate lyase, which translates to MHSSLRFALALAAVCQLPMALAAAPANTPAPATAQAALEAEWQTYITRSQELRKLDQQQLRKEMKRRGLKEPLLPAYTKEFGFETEQPLEWFTSTEGKAIMEAILSLQTPTGGWSKRTDMTKKRKPGMAFGNEKNYIPTFDNDATSKQLTLLAKAYTATGDKTYQEAFARGLTLIFNAQYPNGGWPQNYPLVGGYHNYITYNDSLMVNLMFLLRDVANGEGNYAFVSKEQRALAQRSLDKAIQCALNTQVLINGQPTVWGAQHDPITLMPAKARAYEMASLTSAESVWMVEFFMGLENPSADVINAVHGAAAWYEATKITGKTWVRGEAELKDDANAPALWSRFYELGTNKPIFGDRDGSVHYEIGKVSKERREGYAWYTTSPAKVLKHYAKWAKKYPRA; encoded by the coding sequence ATGCATTCATCCTTACGATTCGCCTTGGCGTTGGCTGCAGTTTGCCAACTGCCAATGGCACTTGCCGCTGCTCCCGCCAATACCCCTGCCCCCGCTACTGCCCAAGCTGCGCTGGAAGCAGAGTGGCAAACCTACATTACCCGCTCACAGGAACTGCGCAAGTTGGATCAACAGCAACTGCGCAAGGAAATGAAACGCCGTGGCCTGAAAGAGCCACTGCTGCCGGCCTATACCAAAGAGTTCGGGTTTGAGACAGAGCAGCCGCTGGAGTGGTTTACCTCCACCGAAGGCAAGGCAATCATGGAAGCCATTCTGTCGTTGCAAACGCCGACCGGCGGCTGGTCAAAGCGCACAGACATGACCAAAAAGCGCAAACCCGGTATGGCGTTTGGCAACGAAAAAAACTACATCCCCACCTTTGACAATGACGCGACCAGCAAGCAATTAACGCTGCTCGCCAAGGCCTATACTGCTACCGGCGACAAAACCTATCAGGAGGCCTTTGCGCGCGGCCTGACACTTATTTTCAATGCCCAGTACCCCAATGGTGGCTGGCCACAAAATTATCCGCTGGTCGGCGGCTATCACAACTACATCACCTACAACGATTCACTGATGGTCAACCTGATGTTTTTGTTGCGCGATGTGGCCAACGGCGAAGGCAATTATGCATTTGTGAGCAAAGAGCAGCGCGCGCTGGCGCAACGCAGTTTGGACAAGGCCATCCAATGTGCCCTGAACACACAAGTGTTAATCAACGGCCAACCCACCGTCTGGGGCGCACAACACGATCCTATTACCCTGATGCCTGCGAAGGCGCGCGCTTATGAAATGGCCTCGCTGACCAGCGCTGAAAGTGTGTGGATGGTGGAGTTCTTCATGGGACTGGAAAACCCCAGTGCGGACGTGATCAATGCCGTTCACGGCGCGGCGGCATGGTATGAGGCCACCAAAATCACAGGGAAAACCTGGGTTCGAGGTGAAGCCGAGTTGAAAGATGACGCCAATGCTCCCGCGCTGTGGTCGCGCTTTTATGAATTGGGCACCAACAAACCGATATTTGGGGACCGCGACGGCTCGGTTCACTACGAGATAGGCAAGGTATCCAAGGAGCGTCGCGAAGGTTACGCCTGGTACACCACATCGCCCGCCAAAGTATTAAAGCACTATGCCAAGTGGGCCAAGAAATACCCGCGTGCGTGA
- a CDS encoding nuclear transport factor 2 family protein, with the protein MKKRLLLLLCACAWANPLAAQDCLQTEALIALDARYETALQTGDAAFLQALLAPTFYWVHNLASMKENKAELIARVQQPAEQSKQRRSHDIVTHRLADTVVLHGLSSVDKWNSDGKTYRTSRYQFMRTYVAVQGECKLLAVQTMKVWSSEIK; encoded by the coding sequence ATGAAAAAACGATTGCTACTGTTGTTGTGCGCCTGTGCTTGGGCCAATCCACTGGCGGCTCAGGACTGCTTGCAGACAGAGGCATTGATTGCTCTGGATGCGCGCTATGAGACGGCATTGCAAACGGGTGATGCAGCGTTTTTGCAAGCTCTCCTGGCACCGACGTTTTATTGGGTACACAACCTCGCGAGCATGAAAGAAAACAAAGCGGAGTTAATCGCACGGGTCCAGCAACCTGCCGAGCAATCCAAACAGCGACGCTCGCACGATATTGTTACCCATCGCTTGGCAGATACTGTCGTGCTACACGGCTTGAGCAGCGTGGATAAATGGAATAGCGATGGAAAAACCTATCGCACCTCGCGCTACCAATTCATGCGCACTTATGTTGCGGTGCAAGGTGAATGCAAATTGCTGGCGGTGCAGACCATGAAGGTCTGGTCGAGCGAGATTAAATAG
- a CDS encoding LysE family translocator, whose amino-acid sequence MSLEQLWLFTSITLIVSASPGPVMLACMIDAGRYGIVKSFYTMAGASAGNLVLMLLSALGLGLLVEQAEWIFHAIKWIGAAYLVYLGVQLWRTPLQAMEVAARDIRSQHLFSKAFLVAVTNPKGLVYFGALFPQFIDIQQPMPPQFALLTVIFLVIDLIWMAIYALGGRSIMRWLRSPEHQRWFNWISGSVLIIAGIALALSKL is encoded by the coding sequence ATGTCGCTCGAACAACTCTGGTTATTCACCAGCATTACCCTGATTGTCTCCGCCAGCCCCGGCCCGGTCATGCTCGCCTGCATGATTGATGCAGGCCGCTATGGAATTGTTAAATCGTTTTACACCATGGCGGGTGCCAGTGCAGGCAATCTGGTATTGATGCTCTTGTCTGCACTGGGGCTTGGATTGTTGGTGGAACAAGCGGAGTGGATTTTTCACGCGATCAAATGGATTGGCGCGGCGTATTTGGTGTATTTGGGTGTGCAATTGTGGCGCACGCCACTGCAGGCGATGGAAGTGGCTGCACGGGATATTCGCAGCCAGCACTTATTTAGCAAAGCATTTCTGGTGGCAGTTACCAACCCCAAGGGGCTGGTGTATTTTGGCGCGCTCTTTCCGCAATTTATCGATATACAACAACCCATGCCGCCGCAGTTTGCGCTGCTCACGGTTATTTTTTTAGTGATTGATTTAATCTGGATGGCAATCTACGCCCTTGGCGGGCGCAGCATTATGCGCTGGTTGCGATCGCCGGAGCACCAACGGTGGTTCAATTGGATTTCCGGTAGCGTGCTTATCATCGCCGGTATTGCACTGGCGCTCAGCAAGTTGTAA
- a CDS encoding sulfate/molybdate ABC transporter ATP-binding protein, which produces MSIEVKNLHKTFGNFTALNNVSLDFPSGELVALLGPSGCGKTTLLRIIAGLENPDTGSVHFHGEDATNVHVRERNVGFVFQHYALFRHMTVFDNVAFGLTVRPKETRPSNEFIKKRVHELLELVQLDWLADRYPHQLSGGQRQRIALARALAVEPKVLLLDEPFGALDAKVRKDLRRWLRRLHDELHITSIFVTHDQEEAMEVADKIVVLNKGNIEQIGSPDDIYNNPASPFVYDFIGQVNLFHSRVDDGWAHIGEYKLPAPEHNNVKGQAAVAYVRPHDIELSSTNSEGAIPARVAHVSTAGSVLRIELLHQLNNDVLHVELPRAQERSLNLTVGAELYAKPTASKIFLQP; this is translated from the coding sequence ATGAGTATCGAAGTTAAGAACCTGCATAAAACCTTTGGCAACTTTACTGCTTTGAATAATGTATCGCTGGATTTTCCCTCCGGTGAATTGGTCGCATTACTTGGCCCTTCCGGCTGCGGAAAAACCACATTGCTGCGCATTATCGCCGGGCTTGAAAACCCCGATACAGGTAGTGTGCACTTTCACGGCGAGGACGCAACCAATGTGCATGTGCGCGAGCGCAATGTCGGTTTTGTATTCCAACACTACGCCTTGTTTCGCCATATGACGGTGTTTGATAACGTCGCCTTTGGTCTGACCGTCAGACCAAAAGAAACACGTCCAAGCAATGAATTTATTAAAAAACGCGTGCATGAATTATTGGAATTGGTGCAGTTGGATTGGTTGGCCGATCGCTATCCGCATCAATTGTCTGGTGGCCAGCGTCAGCGTATTGCGCTGGCGCGTGCACTGGCGGTAGAACCAAAAGTGTTGCTGTTGGATGAACCCTTTGGCGCCCTGGATGCAAAGGTGCGCAAAGATTTACGTCGCTGGTTGCGTCGCCTGCATGATGAATTGCACATCACTTCCATTTTTGTAACCCACGATCAGGAAGAGGCGATGGAAGTGGCGGACAAAATTGTCGTATTGAACAAAGGCAATATCGAGCAAATTGGTTCGCCCGATGATATTTACAACAATCCGGCCAGCCCATTTGTGTACGATTTTATCGGGCAAGTGAATTTATTTCACAGCCGCGTGGACGATGGTTGGGCGCATATTGGCGAATACAAATTGCCCGCCCCTGAGCACAACAATGTTAAAGGGCAGGCCGCCGTGGCCTATGTTCGCCCGCATGATATTGAATTGAGTTCAACCAATAGCGAAGGCGCAATTCCGGCGCGGGTTGCCCATGTCAGCACGGCAGGTTCGGTATTGCGCATTGAGTTGTTGCATCAGTTAAATAACGATGTGTTGCATGTGGAATTACCGCGTGCACAGGAACGCAGTTTGAATTTAACGGTGGGCGCCGAACTTTATGCCAAACCCACGGCCTCAAAAATCTTTTTGCAGCCCTGA
- the cysW gene encoding sulfate ABC transporter permease subunit CysW produces the protein MAGAISSLGARKTGAAHSATSESPWVRIVLITVALTFLALFLFLPLIIVFSEAFAKGAAVYWASITEPAAAHAIKLTLIAAVIAVPCNLVFGLAAAWAIAKFDFRGKQFVITMIDLPFAVSPVIAGLIYMLLFGRQGFFGDWLGDHDIQIMFAIPGIVLATMFVTFPFIARELIPLMQEQGKEQEEAAITLGASGWKMFWRVTLPSVKWALLYGMILCNARAMGEFGAVSVVSGKIREKTNTLPLHIEILYNEYQFAAAFAVASLLALLALVTLVLKSLLEWKAAREHELAVRAANAQ, from the coding sequence ATGGCCGGTGCTATTTCATCCCTGGGCGCGCGCAAAACCGGCGCCGCTCACTCTGCGACCAGCGAATCTCCCTGGGTGCGGATTGTATTAATTACTGTGGCGCTCACGTTTCTTGCGCTATTTTTATTCTTACCACTGATTATTGTTTTCAGTGAAGCCTTTGCCAAAGGCGCTGCCGTGTACTGGGCATCCATTACCGAACCGGCCGCCGCCCATGCGATTAAACTCACGCTGATTGCGGCAGTGATTGCCGTACCCTGTAACCTGGTTTTTGGTTTGGCTGCCGCTTGGGCAATTGCCAAATTTGATTTTCGCGGTAAACAATTTGTCATCACCATGATCGATTTACCCTTTGCAGTATCGCCAGTGATTGCGGGTTTGATTTATATGTTGCTCTTTGGTCGTCAGGGGTTCTTTGGCGATTGGCTGGGCGATCACGATATACAAATTATGTTTGCCATTCCCGGTATTGTATTAGCCACAATGTTTGTCACCTTTCCGTTTATTGCCCGCGAATTAATTCCGCTGATGCAAGAGCAGGGCAAGGAACAAGAAGAAGCCGCCATTACACTTGGTGCCAGTGGCTGGAAAATGTTTTGGCGAGTGACCTTGCCATCGGTGAAGTGGGCACTCTTGTACGGCATGATCTTGTGTAATGCGCGCGCCATGGGTGAGTTTGGTGCGGTGAGTGTGGTCTCGGGAAAAATCCGTGAGAAAACCAATACCCTGCCGTTGCACATTGAAATCCTGTACAACGAATACCAATTTGCCGCCGCCTTTGCTGTTGCCTCGCTGCTGGCTTTATTGGCCTTGGTGACATTGGTATTAAAAAGTTTATTAGAGTGGAAAGCGGCGCGCGAACATGAACTGGCTGTTCGCGCGGCAAATGCACAGTAA
- the cysT gene encoding sulfate ABC transporter permease subunit CysT, producing the protein MSELSASALAVSAPVVPPKNPWVKKSVLPGFGLSLGLAALYASLIVFIPLAGLVIKALELSWSELWGVVSNARALASYKLTFGAAFTAASLNLFFGLIVAWVLVRYNFFGKRVVDALVDLPFALPTAVAGIALTALYTTKGWVGQWFWLADIKIAYTWLGVTVALTFIGLPFVVRTVQPVLADLESEVEEAAASLGATRLQTFIRVLLPALIPSLLTGFALAFARAIGEYGSVVFISGNMPFKTEITPLLIMTKLEEFDYAGAAALGTVMLIFSFVLLLLINLLQHWSHKRTGG; encoded by the coding sequence ATGAGTGAACTTTCCGCTTCAGCACTGGCCGTCAGCGCGCCAGTTGTCCCGCCAAAGAATCCTTGGGTAAAGAAATCCGTACTGCCCGGTTTTGGTTTATCTCTGGGCTTGGCTGCACTCTATGCCAGCTTGATTGTATTTATCCCGCTCGCCGGTTTGGTCATTAAGGCACTGGAACTCAGTTGGTCAGAGCTCTGGGGCGTGGTGAGTAATGCGCGCGCACTGGCCAGTTATAAACTCACGTTTGGCGCTGCCTTCACGGCGGCTAGCTTAAATTTATTTTTTGGATTAATCGTGGCGTGGGTATTGGTGCGCTACAACTTTTTTGGCAAACGCGTCGTGGATGCGTTGGTGGATTTACCCTTTGCATTGCCCACCGCCGTCGCCGGTATTGCGCTGACCGCGCTTTACACCACTAAAGGTTGGGTTGGTCAGTGGTTTTGGTTGGCGGATATTAAAATTGCCTACACCTGGTTAGGTGTGACAGTCGCGCTGACCTTTATTGGTTTGCCGTTTGTAGTGCGCACGGTACAGCCGGTGCTGGCGGATTTGGAATCGGAAGTGGAAGAGGCCGCGGCCAGTTTAGGTGCAACGCGCTTGCAAACCTTTATTCGCGTCTTGTTGCCTGCATTAATTCCCTCGCTGCTGACCGGATTTGCTTTGGCTTTTGCTCGCGCTATTGGTGAATATGGCTCGGTAGTTTTTATCAGTGGCAACATGCCGTTTAAAACAGAAATTACGCCACTGTTAATCATGACCAAGCTGGAAGAATTTGATTACGCCGGTGCAGCCGCACTGGGCACCGTGATGTTGATTTTCTCCTTTGTGTTATTACTGCTCATTAATCTGCTCCAGCATTGGAGCCACAAGCGCACAGGAGGTTAA
- a CDS encoding sulfate ABC transporter substrate-binding protein, with protein MKLFTKTAAVLVASLISVSVFAKDVALLNVSYDPTRELYRDFNAAFAKYWKEKTGDNVKVDQSHGGSGAQSRAVIDGLRADVVTLALAGDIDPIAKISGLLPADWVTKLPNNSAPYTSTIVFLVRKGNPKNIKDWDDLVKKGVEVITPNPKTSGGARWNYLAAWAYAKKQGQDDAGAKEFLRKLFQNVPVLDTGARGSTTTFVQRGIGDVLLAWENEAFLAINELGEDEVEIVVPSISILAEPSVAVVDKNAAAKGNAEVAKAYLEYLYTKEGQNIAAKHYYRPRDAQVAEAYAKTFPKLDLVTIDDFGGWAKAQPFHFGDGGIFDQIYQ; from the coding sequence ATGAAATTATTTACAAAAACGGCCGCTGTATTGGTGGCCAGTTTGATCAGCGTGAGCGTCTTTGCCAAAGACGTGGCGCTGTTGAACGTATCTTACGATCCAACCCGTGAACTCTACCGTGACTTTAATGCGGCCTTCGCAAAATACTGGAAAGAAAAGACCGGTGACAATGTAAAAGTGGATCAGTCACACGGTGGTTCCGGTGCGCAATCGCGTGCGGTAATTGATGGTTTGCGTGCGGATGTAGTGACACTGGCACTTGCCGGTGACATTGATCCTATCGCAAAAATCAGTGGCCTATTGCCTGCCGATTGGGTAACCAAGCTGCCAAACAACAGTGCGCCCTACACCTCCACAATTGTATTCCTGGTGCGCAAAGGCAACCCCAAAAATATTAAGGATTGGGATGACCTGGTGAAAAAAGGTGTAGAGGTTATTACGCCTAACCCGAAAACCTCTGGTGGTGCGCGTTGGAACTATTTGGCCGCCTGGGCCTACGCGAAAAAACAAGGTCAGGATGACGCAGGTGCAAAAGAGTTTTTGCGTAAACTGTTCCAAAACGTTCCGGTATTGGATACCGGTGCGCGTGGCTCAACCACCACATTTGTGCAACGTGGTATTGGCGATGTACTGCTGGCGTGGGAAAACGAAGCCTTCCTTGCCATCAACGAATTGGGTGAAGATGAAGTAGAAATTGTTGTACCCAGTATTTCCATTTTGGCCGAACCCTCTGTTGCTGTAGTGGATAAAAATGCCGCAGCAAAAGGCAATGCCGAGGTTGCTAAAGCTTACCTGGAATACCTTTACACCAAAGAAGGTCAAAACATAGCAGCTAAACACTACTATCGCCCACGCGATGCCCAAGTAGCGGAAGCCTATGCCAAAACTTTCCCGAAATTGGATTTGGTTACCATCGATGACTTTGGTGGTTGGGCAAAAGCACAGCCTTTCCACTTCGGTGATGGCGGTATTTTTGATCAGATTTATCAATAA